In Nematostella vectensis chromosome 2, jaNemVect1.1, whole genome shotgun sequence, one genomic interval encodes:
- the LOC5499010 gene encoding uncharacterized protein LOC5499010 — MMETLSIATSATVLPALLACVIAFYVFFHCLTTEKKGQNSSKIPMQSVRGKLQRKLDKVEKAMVGMGKFGPGSGIDVNVLLVESSCSLEQEMVVKALGLLARKYPLLRMRLVEGDDDLSHFIELDDFVTPSFRRGQSSSTDWERCFAEDSKIPFDYSRGPLWRVTQLQEVQSESGNFKNALLFTFHHCICDGGSIMALYSQFLDYLNLLYKHETIQVQSMELRPPMTSLLQHKTKTSSFEKIFFSILPMMIKIKSFVTKPANNSFLEVFPLAKPEVSIAEKKTCVLPKEVNIDEMARIAKLAKEYKSTVHGVVTAATHIALAQILNSGAREKSAKVNIKSSFNVSMRKECLPEVKPDEFGCFISIIQQQTNVQTKQEYTKEEFWKRAAEFTSKVHGMMKQQKHFEFVKFLNNVNFKSFQNSLGEGGRFDNIFNISNRGRYVFGTEDTGPFKFNGTYFAMAEQHCGPVFTNNLVSVNGKLFLGLVYYPHILTEEHASQFINLTLCILRKAIA, encoded by the coding sequence ATGATGGAAACACTGTCTATTGCTACCTCGGCAACAGTACTACCCGCCCTACTAGCATGTGTCATTGCTTTTTACGTATTTTTCCATTGTTTAACTACGGAAAAGAAAGGCCAAAATTCTTCCAAAATCCCGATGCAAAGCGTTCGTGGAAAATTACAACGAAAGCTCGACAAAGTCGAAAAAGCAATGGTAGGAATGGGAAAGTTTGGGCCCGGTTCTGGGATAGATGTGAATGTGCTGCTTGTGGAGTCCAGTTGTTCATTGGAACAGGAGATGGTAGTGAAAGCACTCGGTTTATTGGCGCGAAAGTATCCCCTACTTCGCATGAGGTTGGTGGAAGGCGATGATGATTTATCTCACTTCATCGAGCTCGATGATTTTGTCACGCCTTCATTTCGTAGGGGGCAGTCCAGTTCAACTGATTGGGAACGATGTTTCGCTGAGGACAGTAAGATACCGTTTGATTACTCGAGAGGACCGCTCTGGAGGGTAACCCAGTTACAGGAAGTTCAAAGCGAGTCAGGCAATTTCAAGAATGCGCTTCTGTTTACCTTTCATCACTGTATTTGTGATGGTGGTTCTATTATGGCACTTTACTCACAGTTCTTGGATTACTTGAACCTCCTATATAAGCATGAAACTATTCAAGTCCAGAGCATGGAGCTAAGGCCGCCTATGACCTCGCTGTTACaacacaagaccaagacctcCTCGTTTGAGAAAATATTCTTCTCTATTTTACCAATGATGATTAAGATAAAGTCCTTTGTGACAAAGCCAGCAAACAACAGCTTTCTCGAAGTCTTCCCACTTGCCAAACCTGAAGTATCTATCGCTGAGAAAAAGACTTGTGTCCTTCCTAAAGAAGTTAACATTGACGAAATGGCACGCATTGCCAAATTAGCTAAAGAATACAAAAGCACAGTCCATGGTGTCGTCACAGCAGCAACGCACATCGCTTTGGCCCAGATCCTAAACAGCGGAGCGAGAGAAAAATCAGCCAAGGTTAACATTAAAAGCTCCTTCAACGTCTCAATGAGAAAGGAATGTCTGCCCGAGGTAAAACCAGATGAATTTGGCTGCTTTATCTCTATCATACAACAGCAGACAAACGTCCAAACCAAACAAGAGTACACTAAAGAAGAGTTCTGGAAACGTGCAGCAGAATTCACGAGTAAAGTCCATGGCATGATGAAACAGCAAAAACACTTTGAGTTTGTGAAGTTTTTAAATAATGTTAATTTTAAATCATTTCAAAATTCTCTAGGGGAGGGAGGTAGGTTTGATAACATCTTTAATATCTCTAACAGAGGTCGATATGTATTTGGTACTGAGGACACAGGACCATTCAAGTTTAATGGTACATATTTTGCAATGGCAGAGCAACACTGTGGCCCAGTATTTACCAATAATCTTGTTTCTGTCAATGGTAAGTTGTTCTTGGGCCTAGTTTACTATCCCCACATTTTAACAGAGGAACATGCCTCTCAGTTTATTAATTTGACCCTCTGTATTTTGAGGAAAGCAATTGCTTAG
- the LOC5525253 gene encoding dnaJ homolog subfamily B member 6 — protein MADYYDILEVPRSASEQDIKKSYRKLALKWHPDKNPQNKEEAERKFKEISEAYEVLSDSKRRDVYDRYGKDGLTGNGGHTDFGFNFHFRTPDEIFRDFFGTNDPFADFFSDPFGGMAGLGSHRNGSDHPMRGFHHPMRGMHHPFSFSDGFGSDPFSAGSFSSFSSFGGGGLGGNVKSVSTSTKIINGRKITQKKIIENGKETVEEYENDVLKQRIVDGTPQLTNG, from the exons ATGGCCGATTATTACGACATTCTAGAAGTCCCTCGCAGTGCTAGCGAGCAAGACATAAAGAAATC ATATCGAAAACTTGCACTTAAGTGGCATCCAGACAAGAACCCTCAAAACAAGGAAGAAGCTGAAAGAAAGTTCAAAGAAATCTCTGAAGCTTATGAGGTTTTGTCTGATT ctAAGAGACGAGATGTGTATGACAGATATGGCAAAGATGGACTAACAG GCAATGGAGGACACACAGACTTTGGCTTCAACTTCCATTTCCGCACTCCAGATGAGATTTTTAG GGACTTTTTTGGAACAAATGACCCATTTGCGGACTTTTTCTCTG ACCCTTTTGGTGGCATGGCAGGTCTTGGCTCTCACAGAAATGGTTCGGACCATCCCATGAGGGGCTTTCACCATCCTATGAGAGGGATGCACCATCCATTTAGTTTTTCTGATGGGTTTGGATCAGATCCCTTTTCCGCTGGGAG CTTTTCTTCTTTCTCAAgttttggtggtggtgggcTAGGAG GAAATGTCAAGTCTGTATCTACAtccacaaaaataataaatggtAGAAAGATCACCCAGAAAAA GATTATTGAGAATGGAAAAGAAACCGTGGAAGAGTATGAAAATGATGTACTAAAGCAGAGAATTGTGGATGGAACACCACAATTAACGAATGGTTGA